Proteins found in one Eretmochelys imbricata isolate rEreImb1 chromosome 9, rEreImb1.hap1, whole genome shotgun sequence genomic segment:
- the LAS1L gene encoding ribosomal biogenesis protein LAS1L, with protein MAGSGARAEPGRRAAAPARGKRPPRRSVVAWRSKAEWDQVMVGLYCGDCRLQRDALDRVSGWRSRYGHRMPLAVDCTADLIRCKILDTSGNMRSHELVLLYGLALVRFVNLITERKQKIVNIPLRRLAKEMNIPIWIVNLRHDLTHGKLPQLVACRKGCDVVLEWLRRTYWSRQLGNSLAGECEEEQNGEVEAAATEAEVDSDTEEAQNPQPPGYQKHKELHEKVRELLVSYKNQQFGVLQELQSLRKARKAWCNSSSEVEWILAQIKDLLQESREVVAEALLDDGSLIPTVEQLETLNIKCEENKELLDFKIPQTFYYFWQPLLKGLQSRDFTQTLLEKMFADLKQCSESSELRPQYLINWIAEILTANAKAKARRKMRRPSQSQINKRKLFLCRVSLQWIKLIDKCLEAPCWATPHLLQLILSDMEPPLPSDAQENLLYLSSIYTQEGDSLSSPGSSSDSSGQPIYTIESLQWKARQESQAKGQRVERRETVLGGVGDEEDKGEEEAEEEEMEAEPTPLEELLHADNMMVIAEKRAALHGSIWQISADGVQWKDFPLGKLPGQTDDPDSLLVDSYSMMSMLDQPVTRDGGRNSPSTNSPESNGGVMEGLLWTQNDLHRIKSGLQLF; from the exons ATGGCGGGGAGCGGGGCTCGCGCGGAGCCGGGGCGACGGGCGGCAGCGCCGGCCCGCGGGAAGCGCCCGCCGCGGCGGAGCGTGGTGGCCTGGAGGAGCAAGGCCGAGTGGGACCAGGTGATGGTGGGGCTGTACTGCGGGGACTGCCGGCTGCAGCGGGACGCGCTGGACCGGGTGTCGGGCTGGCGGAGCAG GTATGGGCACAGAATGCCTTTAGCTGTGGATTGCACTGCAGATCTGATTCGCTGTAAAATCTTGGATACATCTGGCAACATGAGATCTCATGAACTGGTCCTTTTGTATGGTCTGGCTCTTGTGAG GTTTGTGAATCTAATCACAGAGCGGAAGCAGAAAATTGTCAACATTCCCCTGAGACGATTAGCTAAAGAG ATGAACATCCCAATTTGGATTGTGAACCTTCGCCATGATCTGACCCATGGGAAACTGCCTCAGCTAGTTGCCTGCCGAAAAG GTTGTGATGTGGTGCTGGAGTGGCTACGCCGGACGTACTGGAGCCGTCAGCTGGGTAATAGTCTGGCTGGAGAATGTGAAGAAGAGCAGAATGGGGAGGTAGAGGCAGCAGCAACTGAGGCAGAGGTGGACAGTGACACAGAGGAGGCTCAGAACCCACAACCACCGGGCTATCAGAAACACAAGGAGCTTCATG AGAAAGTCAGAGAGCTGCTGGTGTCCTACAAAAATCAGCAGTTTGGG GTTCTTCAGGAGCTTCAGTCCTTACGAAAGGCCCGCAAAGCATGGTGTAATTCTTCCTCCGAGGTGGAGTGGATTTTGGCTCAGATTAAAGACTTGTTGCAAGAGAGCAG GGAGGTGGTGGCTGAAGCTCTTCTGGATGATGGCTCTCTCATCCCAACTGTGGAACAACTGGAGACTTTAAATATCAAATGTGAAG aaaataaaGAGTTGCTGGATTTCAAAATCCCTCAGACATTTTACTACTTCTGGCAGCCTCTGCTAAAGGGCCTCCAGTCCCGAGACTTTACACAGACCCTGCTGGAGAAAATGTTTGCTGACCTGAAGCAGtgttctgaatcttcagaacTCAGGCCTCAGTACCTGATCAACTGGATTGCTGAGATTCTGACTGCCAACGCCAAAGCAAAAGCCA ggagGAAAATGAGACGCCCTTCACAGAGtcagataaacaaaaggaagCTGTTTCTCTGTAGAGTTTCCTTGCAGTGGATAAAGCTCATTGATAAATGTTTGGAAGCTCCCTGCTGGGCAACCCCACACCTCCTGCAGCT GATCCTGTCAGACATGGAGCCTCCCTTGCCTTCAGATGCTCAGGAGAACCTTCTCTATCTTTCCTCCATCTACACCCAAGAAGGAGACTCTCTCTCCAGTCCAGGCTCTTCTTCAGACAGCAGTGGGCAGCCAATTTACACCATTGAGAGCTTACAGTGGAAGGCCAGACAGGAGAGTCAGGCCAAAGGCCAGAGGGTGGAAAGGCGAGAAACTgtactgggtggtgttggtgatgAAGAAGacaagggggaggaggaagctgagGAAGAAGAGATGGAAGCTGAGCCAACGCCTTTGGAGGAACTTCTTCATGCTGATAACATGATGGTTATTGCTGAGAAAAGGGCAGCACTGCATGGGTCCATCTGGCAGATCAGTGCAG ATGGAGTGCAGTGGAAAGACTTTCCTCTTGGGAAACTTCCAGGTCAGACAGATGACCCTGATAGCCTATTGGTGGATAGTTATTCTATGATGTCCATGCTTGATCAGCCAGTGACAAGAGACGGTGGAAGGAACTCCCCCAGTACAAA